In Ornithodoros turicata isolate Travis chromosome 1, ASM3712646v1, whole genome shotgun sequence, the DNA window CTCGCGTTTGGGTTTCAACGCAGTGCAAAGCCTTTGCAGTAAGCAATTGGGTGGCCCTGAAGAGGgccgtttgtttgttgttgttgctgctgtgtCGAAGCGGGCCGTCTAAGCACGTTCGCCGCGGATGCGACGAGCCAGCTGGATGTCCTTTGGCATGATGGTGACGCGCTTGGCGTGGATGGCGCACAGGTTGGTGTCCTCGAACAGGCCGACAAGGTAGGCTTCGCTGGCCTCCTGCAGTGCCATCACGGCGGAGCTCTGGAAGCGCAGGTCGGTCTTGAAATCCTGGGCGATTTCGCGGACCAGGCGCTGGAAGGGCAGCTTGCGGATGAGCAGCTCCGTGGACTTCTGGTAACGGCGGATTTCACGCAGGGCGACCGTGCCGGGCCTGTACCTGTGAGGTTTCTTGACGCC includes these proteins:
- the LOC135379118 gene encoding histone H3, with translation MARTKQTARKSTGGKAPRKQLATKAARKSAPATGGVKKPHRYRPGTVALREIRRYQKSTELLIRKLPFQRLVREIAQDFKTDLRFQSSAVMALQEASEAYLVGLFEDTNLCAIHAKRVTIMPKDIQLARRIRGERA